Proteins encoded by one window of Thermococcus sp. Bubb.Bath:
- a CDS encoding ASCH domain-containing protein — MRHLEFDGRYAKAILSGRKRATVRLGRRPNLGEGDEVVMHSGGYAIGRALIEKIESKTVGELTDEDAFLDGFSSREELINGLKTHYKEVSLDSPAHVIRFRLVEKFERPPTSSDYAYEGNNPLEIAEKALKHLDLSEEDRKLIELFLRSGSLRRAARKLGGINKRHLIREALRKAYAELKKQGIMGPRI; from the coding sequence ATGAGGCACCTTGAGTTTGACGGGAGGTACGCCAAGGCAATACTGAGCGGTCGGAAGAGGGCCACGGTCAGGCTCGGAAGGAGGCCTAACCTTGGTGAAGGGGACGAGGTGGTGATGCACTCCGGTGGTTACGCCATCGGGAGGGCCCTGATTGAGAAGATCGAAAGCAAAACTGTGGGAGAGCTGACGGATGAGGATGCCTTTCTGGACGGATTTTCAAGCAGGGAGGAGCTCATCAATGGCCTCAAAACACACTACAAGGAAGTTTCGCTGGATTCCCCTGCTCATGTGATACGCTTCAGGCTCGTTGAGAAGTTTGAAAGGCCTCCGACCTCCTCCGATTATGCGTACGAGGGCAATAACCCACTGGAGATAGCGGAGAAAGCTCTAAAGCACCTCGACCTTTCGGAGGAGGACAGAAAACTCATCGAGCTCTTCCTCCGTTCCGGGAGTCTCAGAAGGGCCGCCAGGAAGCTCGGTGGGATAAACAAGCGGCACCTCATACGGGAAGCCCTCAGGAAAGCATACGCGGAGCTGAAAAAGCAGGGCATAATGGGCCCAAGGATTTAG
- a CDS encoding DNA-directed RNA polymerase subunit L, giving the protein MKIEVIKREGNTLEFYLEGEDHTFANLLVETLHGDEHVKFAAYSIDHPILMARKPRFKVTTDGEEMPEKALEKAAQKIFDKAREVLDAWNTAISS; this is encoded by the coding sequence ATGAAGATTGAGGTCATAAAGAGGGAAGGGAACACGCTTGAGTTCTACCTTGAGGGAGAGGATCACACGTTCGCAAACCTTCTCGTGGAGACACTCCACGGGGACGAGCACGTCAAGTTTGCGGCCTACTCCATAGATCATCCCATACTCATGGCGAGGAAACCGAGGTTCAAGGTCACCACCGACGGAGAGGAAATGCCGGAGAAAGCCCTTGAGAAGGCTGCCCAGAAGATATTTGACAAGGCGAGGGAAGTCCTAGACGCCTGGAACACCGCCATAAGCTCCTAA
- a CDS encoding ATPase domain-containing protein has product MKKVVYVGEILKTLERVPSGIPGLDEVIGGGFLPGRVYLITGPPGSGKTTIGVQFLVEGAKNGEKGTFISLVENPKIIVQDMLRYNFGLLGYLQSKTITFHDLGSRLLRTEYRLTWNELFNTILQIINEEGASRVVIDSFTSMEHLVKDPDNKRWALGRFIRALQELEITTVVTAEMLQGDAYTDEHYLSDGVIVIHHFMRNYQMVRALQVLKMHGVPHDSNMKRIRFTDEGIRVYQEAPF; this is encoded by the coding sequence GTGAAAAAGGTGGTCTACGTTGGCGAAATACTGAAGACTCTGGAACGTGTTCCCTCAGGAATTCCAGGGCTGGATGAAGTTATAGGTGGGGGCTTCCTTCCAGGCAGGGTTTATCTCATCACAGGGCCGCCGGGAAGCGGCAAAACCACCATCGGAGTTCAGTTTCTGGTGGAGGGCGCGAAAAACGGGGAGAAAGGTACGTTCATCTCCCTGGTCGAGAACCCAAAAATCATAGTGCAGGATATGCTGCGTTACAATTTTGGCCTGCTTGGATACCTCCAGTCCAAGACGATAACCTTCCACGACCTTGGAAGCCGGCTCCTGCGCACCGAATACCGCCTCACCTGGAACGAGCTCTTCAACACGATCCTCCAGATAATCAACGAGGAGGGGGCAAGTAGGGTCGTTATCGATTCATTTACATCGATGGAACACCTGGTTAAAGACCCGGATAACAAGCGCTGGGCGCTGGGGCGGTTCATCAGAGCCCTCCAAGAGCTGGAAATCACAACAGTGGTAACCGCAGAAATGCTCCAGGGTGACGCATACACAGACGAGCACTACCTATCGGACGGTGTCATAGTGATACACCATTTCATGAGGAACTACCAGATGGTGAGAGCCCTGCAGGTGCTGAAGATGCATGGAGTGCCCCACGACAGCAACATGAAGCGGATACGGTTCACAGACGAGGGAATTAGGGTCTATCAGGAGGCCCCGTTCTGA
- a CDS encoding GTP-binding protein has translation MPTNVTAEYLAAEEEYHRAKTIPEKIRALEKMYATVPKHKGTEKLRLQIKRKLSELRKELEKQRQQKKSGGYSIAVKKEGAAQIVLVGLPNVGKSSLLKVLTNVDTDVADYAFTTIEPIPGMMHHRNVQIQLVEVPGLVEGAALGKGMGPQLLSVVRNADAIAIVVDLSHDPIKQLETLLTEFERAGIKVNRRRPRVEIKRTASGGIIINGVENIRGDVNEAKRMVYEERIHSAEITVKEPVTLEEFADALDESLVWKRAIIIANKGDSPGSKENYEKLVKEYEDRFKIVPVSAKRKIQLDRLKDELYELAGIIRVFTKSPGEDPAYPPVALRKGSTVMDLAERIHKDFAKNFRYARVWGKSVKFPGQRVGADHVLEDGDIVEIHAR, from the coding sequence ATGCCAACGAACGTGACAGCAGAGTACCTGGCGGCAGAGGAAGAGTACCACAGGGCAAAGACGATTCCGGAGAAGATACGGGCCCTTGAGAAGATGTACGCAACGGTTCCCAAGCATAAGGGAACCGAGAAGCTCAGGCTCCAGATAAAGCGAAAGCTCTCTGAACTGAGAAAGGAGCTTGAAAAGCAGAGGCAACAGAAGAAAAGCGGCGGTTACTCCATAGCTGTCAAAAAGGAAGGGGCCGCGCAGATAGTCCTCGTTGGCCTCCCGAACGTGGGTAAGAGCTCCCTTTTGAAAGTTTTAACCAACGTCGATACCGACGTGGCCGACTACGCTTTCACTACAATCGAGCCGATTCCGGGCATGATGCACCACAGGAACGTCCAGATACAGCTAGTTGAGGTTCCTGGACTCGTTGAGGGTGCCGCCCTCGGAAAGGGCATGGGGCCCCAGCTTTTGAGTGTCGTGAGGAACGCCGACGCCATAGCCATAGTTGTTGACCTCTCCCACGACCCGATTAAGCAACTGGAAACCCTCCTGACGGAGTTCGAGAGGGCCGGGATAAAGGTGAACCGGAGGAGACCCAGGGTAGAGATAAAGCGGACTGCCAGTGGTGGAATCATCATCAACGGAGTGGAAAACATCAGGGGAGACGTGAACGAGGCAAAGAGAATGGTGTACGAGGAAAGGATTCACTCCGCCGAGATAACCGTCAAGGAGCCGGTAACTCTGGAGGAGTTCGCGGACGCGCTCGATGAGAGCCTCGTCTGGAAAAGGGCCATAATCATCGCCAACAAGGGAGATTCCCCGGGCAGCAAGGAGAACTACGAAAAGCTGGTTAAAGAATATGAAGACCGCTTCAAGATCGTTCCCGTCTCGGCGAAGAGGAAGATACAACTGGACAGACTGAAGGACGAGCTCTACGAACTGGCCGGGATAATCCGTGTCTTCACGAAGAGCCCAGGTGAAGACCCTGCATACCCACCGGTGGCCCTTAGGAAGGGCTCGACGGTCATGGATCTCGCGGAGAGGATTCACAAGGACTTTGCCAAAAACTTCCGCTACGCACGGGTGTGGGGCAAGAGCGTCAAGTTCCCTGGCCAGCGCGTTGGGGCAGACCACGTGCTTGAAGACGGGGATATCGTGGAGATTCACGCCCGCTAG
- a CDS encoding DUF432 domain-containing protein: MFGEHELKTQFIKIGDTKIHLLEASPGLVRYRREDLEKLIKIKDGEKLSVLPAPAIGYGVRLLMIKLREPLIIPPKDSLQGFVDAPVEVEVRVGGTSIDRFQVSREKYALYGTIEAGAIARYHVGSLEVNEPSMMGVIKMVISNPSSEWKTLEKLVMPIWNTTMYYSPERAYYPLIIVTLKNHVPEVNNTGRAPREGLVSVGPGDALPNFLMRW, from the coding sequence ATGTTTGGTGAGCACGAGCTCAAAACCCAGTTCATAAAAATAGGGGACACTAAAATCCACCTCCTTGAGGCTTCCCCGGGTCTGGTTAGATACCGGAGGGAAGACCTTGAAAAGCTGATAAAAATCAAGGATGGGGAGAAGCTCAGCGTTCTTCCCGCCCCTGCCATTGGCTACGGAGTTAGGCTTCTCATGATAAAGTTGCGTGAACCCCTCATTATCCCCCCGAAGGATTCTCTTCAGGGATTTGTTGACGCGCCAGTAGAGGTTGAGGTGAGGGTTGGCGGAACCTCCATCGATAGGTTCCAGGTTTCCAGGGAAAAGTACGCCCTCTACGGCACGATAGAGGCCGGTGCCATCGCGAGATACCATGTGGGGAGCCTTGAAGTGAACGAACCTTCCATGATGGGGGTTATTAAGATGGTCATATCAAACCCCTCCTCCGAGTGGAAAACCCTGGAGAAGCTTGTGATGCCGATATGGAACACCACGATGTACTATTCCCCGGAGAGGGCTTACTATCCTCTCATCATCGTCACGCTGAAGAACCACGTTCCTGAGGTAAACAACACTGGAAGGGCACCAAGAGAGGGGCTCGTTTCAGTTGGGCCCGGCGATGCGCTTCCCAACTTCCTCATGAGGTGGTGA
- a CDS encoding A24 family peptidase C-terminal domain-containing protein, translated as MLAYEVVVLIVGSTMGILTSYTDMKTGFIFDNHAFPLLGLIEHLKGAEEEEEEELPLPKWVGKVIVPAAEIGILLYLYLGLRNGDILLALSGLIGLIFGFILGMVLYYAGAWASGDVVVLAAFSALLPLPLSYAKVVAPYESTYPLYPLSILFNSILAIFPFLFFYALGILLVRRETEELKAVFTEGFTLTMEVSLWVMAGIGAAILLENHGIVLNPVVKYLLTLVIIAVFGKYRKAGDAVGLAVLGYLLYVGGTDVVYAYGKLFAVLYVFKVFFSVVKVLRRRALVEEVPVEELREWDILGETIYLNGDDVVRDRRDFFEALKDALLSGNLKALSGSQGEVIASPSAEGLSGEQVEKLKELVSEGKLENRFIRKKSMPFAPSIFLGFLISALWGDIFWWLILKTAGL; from the coding sequence ATGCTTGCTTATGAGGTAGTCGTACTTATCGTCGGTTCTACCATGGGGATTCTAACGTCGTACACCGATATGAAGACCGGTTTCATCTTTGACAACCATGCCTTTCCCCTTCTGGGCCTGATTGAACACCTGAAGGGGGCAGAAGAAGAGGAAGAAGAGGAACTACCCCTCCCCAAGTGGGTTGGAAAGGTAATCGTGCCAGCAGCCGAAATCGGGATTCTTCTCTACCTGTACCTCGGACTCAGAAATGGAGACATTCTGCTTGCCCTGTCCGGTTTAATAGGGCTGATCTTCGGGTTCATTCTTGGAATGGTGCTGTACTACGCAGGGGCATGGGCCTCAGGTGACGTCGTGGTTCTAGCGGCCTTCTCGGCACTCCTGCCCCTCCCCCTGAGCTACGCAAAGGTAGTGGCCCCGTACGAGAGCACCTACCCCCTCTATCCCCTGTCGATCCTCTTCAACAGTATTCTCGCCATCTTTCCGTTCCTCTTCTTCTACGCACTCGGCATACTCCTGGTGAGGAGAGAGACTGAAGAACTCAAGGCCGTCTTCACTGAGGGGTTCACATTAACCATGGAGGTCTCCCTGTGGGTAATGGCAGGAATAGGGGCTGCTATACTCCTTGAGAACCACGGAATTGTGCTCAACCCGGTCGTTAAGTACCTCCTTACACTCGTCATTATAGCCGTGTTCGGGAAGTACAGAAAAGCGGGAGACGCGGTGGGTCTTGCAGTTCTGGGGTATCTCCTCTACGTAGGGGGCACCGATGTCGTCTACGCCTATGGAAAGCTCTTCGCAGTCCTGTACGTCTTCAAGGTGTTCTTCTCGGTCGTCAAGGTTCTCCGCAGGAGGGCGCTTGTGGAGGAAGTTCCAGTGGAGGAGCTCAGAGAATGGGATATCCTGGGGGAGACCATATACCTTAACGGCGATGACGTCGTCCGCGACAGGCGGGACTTCTTTGAGGCGCTGAAGGATGCACTACTCTCTGGAAACCTCAAAGCCCTCTCCGGAAGCCAGGGGGAAGTTATAGCATCACCAAGCGCCGAGGGGCTCAGCGGGGAGCAGGTAGAGAAGCTCAAAGAACTGGTCAGCGAGGGGAAGCTGGAGAACAGGTTCATCAGAAAGAAGTCGATGCCGTTCGCACCCAGCATCTTCCTCGGTTTCCTCATCTCAGCCCTTTGGGGAGATATCTTCTGGTGGCTGATACTCAAGACGGCGGGGCTTTAA
- a CDS encoding HAD-IB family phosphatase, protein MRLAAFDLEGTLVKSVSGWVELHKRFGTWDKGSEYAQMFFNGEIDYATWARLDASLWRGHRREEILEWVESLEYMEGVRELFDFLRRNDFKTAILSSGLMCLASRVGKELEADYVFANELVFDENGVLTGEVYPHVDFTGKGPILRRLKEELRPELTVAVGDGYNDIAMFREADVSIAINPHGGVEGDHVVENLWEVMEIIRGLVGGDSQ, encoded by the coding sequence ATGAGATTGGCGGCTTTTGATCTTGAGGGAACTCTGGTGAAATCAGTTTCGGGTTGGGTTGAGCTCCACAAACGCTTTGGGACGTGGGATAAGGGAAGCGAGTACGCTCAGATGTTCTTCAACGGTGAAATCGACTACGCGACATGGGCCAGACTGGACGCCTCACTGTGGAGGGGGCACCGGAGGGAGGAGATACTGGAGTGGGTGGAATCCCTTGAGTATATGGAAGGGGTGAGGGAGCTCTTCGACTTCCTGCGAAGAAACGACTTCAAAACTGCCATTCTGAGCAGCGGCTTGATGTGCCTTGCCAGTAGGGTTGGAAAGGAACTCGAGGCTGATTACGTGTTTGCGAACGAGCTCGTTTTTGACGAGAACGGGGTTCTAACTGGTGAAGTTTATCCCCACGTTGATTTCACGGGGAAGGGCCCCATTCTCCGTCGCCTGAAGGAGGAGCTCCGACCGGAGCTTACGGTTGCCGTCGGAGATGGCTACAACGACATAGCCATGTTCCGTGAGGCCGATGTCAGCATAGCGATAAACCCACATGGGGGCGTTGAGGGGGACCACGTCGTTGAAAATCTGTGGGAAGTAATGGAGATAATCCGGGGCCTCGTTGGGGGTGACTCTCAATAA
- a CDS encoding exosome complex RNA-binding protein Csl4, protein MEEKKKASEGQLVLPGDYLGVIEEYLPGEGVKEENGELIATRAGKVRIDPERMEIHVDPVTDVPPLPEVGDIVLGRIIEVRGQNALVELIRIEGKNGRDIATSKIAGIHVSQVRNGFVEDLSKEFKIGDIVRARVISNEKSPIQLTTKAPDLGVVYALCSRCRTPLIRRGNQLICPKCGNVETRKLSTLYRKLVI, encoded by the coding sequence ATGGAGGAAAAGAAAAAAGCGAGCGAAGGACAGCTCGTTCTTCCAGGGGACTACCTAGGAGTCATCGAGGAATACCTACCAGGGGAAGGCGTTAAAGAAGAAAACGGGGAACTTATAGCCACGCGGGCGGGTAAAGTAAGGATAGACCCGGAGAGGATGGAGATTCACGTTGACCCAGTTACGGATGTCCCACCCCTTCCAGAGGTCGGAGACATAGTCCTCGGACGCATCATTGAGGTCAGGGGACAGAACGCCCTGGTGGAACTGATACGAATAGAGGGGAAGAATGGAAGGGACATAGCCACCTCCAAGATTGCGGGCATACACGTCTCTCAGGTCAGGAACGGTTTCGTCGAGGATCTGAGCAAGGAGTTCAAGATTGGGGACATCGTCCGTGCGAGGGTCATATCCAACGAGAAGAGCCCCATCCAGCTCACAACCAAGGCCCCAGACCTGGGGGTGGTCTACGCCCTCTGCTCCCGCTGCAGAACACCACTGATAAGGCGCGGAAACCAGCTCATCTGTCCGAAGTGCGGCAACGTTGAAACGAGGAAGCTCTCCACACTCTACCGCAAGCTGGTGATCTGA
- a CDS encoding helix-turn-helix domain-containing protein — protein sequence MKVYFHRDETMGAKEDVYKKLEGILRVMGLKKGELKIYRLLLEKKRPMRITEIQKELGISERSVRAHVLNLYRKGILQRKLVEQGWLGYVYTATSPRELLERIKNNILKKIDELENEISGD from the coding sequence ATGAAAGTCTACTTTCATAGGGACGAAACCATGGGTGCAAAAGAGGACGTCTACAAAAAACTGGAGGGAATTCTGCGTGTAATGGGGCTCAAAAAAGGAGAGCTCAAGATATACCGCCTCCTCCTGGAGAAGAAGCGCCCTATGAGGATAACCGAGATTCAAAAGGAGCTGGGGATAAGCGAGCGCTCCGTCAGGGCCCACGTCCTCAACCTGTATCGGAAAGGAATTCTTCAGAGGAAGCTGGTTGAGCAGGGCTGGCTCGGCTACGTTTACACCGCCACCTCGCCCCGCGAGCTTCTTGAGAGAATAAAGAACAACATCCTAAAGAAAATAGATGAGCTTGAGAACGAAATCTCTGGGGATTAA
- a CDS encoding ribonuclease III family protein, giving the protein MENPLKGVSYEKDFKDKGLATLGDSLANFIYSLALSSYTGKPTGGRVPNAAFAIALEMAGLREVIPRRTDKHGKGDIAEALLAYAWLQSKISVKEAVGILSHNFTDDVLHPYRNKEALGKAFGELFKVIKERLGL; this is encoded by the coding sequence ATGGAGAACCCACTTAAAGGGGTATCATACGAAAAGGATTTCAAAGACAAAGGGCTGGCCACCCTCGGCGATTCACTGGCCAACTTCATCTACTCCCTCGCCCTGAGCAGTTACACTGGGAAGCCCACGGGGGGAAGGGTCCCGAACGCGGCCTTCGCCATAGCGCTTGAAATGGCGGGCCTTAGAGAGGTAATTCCACGGAGAACGGACAAACACGGTAAAGGTGACATTGCCGAGGCCCTCCTAGCTTATGCATGGCTTCAAAGTAAGATAAGCGTGAAAGAGGCCGTTGGGATACTGTCCCACAACTTCACGGATGATGTCCTTCACCCATACCGGAACAAAGAGGCCCTTGGAAAGGCCTTTGGAGAGCTGTTCAAAGTTATAAAAGAGCGGCTCGGCCTCTAA
- a CDS encoding Lrp/AsnC family transcriptional regulator encodes MRGGLDEVDKKILAILQRNSRTPLREISKEVDLAESTIYERIKKLKEKGVIRRFTVLLDPASIGLGMLAFVLIKAKAGMYSNVAGELKKYPKIVEVYETTGDYDMIVKIRAQDSDELNDFLDKIGDIEGVESTHTMVVLKAHKEDMELPIE; translated from the coding sequence TTGAGGGGAGGCCTTGATGAAGTAGATAAGAAGATACTCGCGATACTTCAGAGGAACAGCAGAACACCCCTAAGAGAGATTTCCAAGGAAGTAGACCTCGCTGAGTCCACGATATATGAGAGGATAAAGAAGCTTAAAGAGAAGGGAGTTATAAGGCGCTTCACGGTTCTCCTTGACCCGGCATCAATAGGGCTCGGTATGCTGGCGTTCGTCTTAATAAAAGCGAAGGCAGGTATGTATTCTAACGTTGCTGGAGAGCTCAAGAAGTACCCTAAGATTGTGGAGGTCTATGAGACCACCGGAGACTACGACATGATAGTCAAGATACGGGCCCAAGACAGCGACGAGCTCAACGACTTCCTGGACAAGATTGGGGACATAGAGGGCGTTGAGTCCACCCATACAATGGTGGTCTTAAAGGCCCACAAAGAGGACATGGAACTCCCGATCGAGTGA
- a CDS encoding class III signal peptide-containing protein, with translation MVEVRGYRRAQSAIEYLFMLAAALILVAIALKAVMDSTKYLEKNVSDYTSVVRKKVLENL, from the coding sequence ATGGTCGAAGTGCGGGGATACAGGCGGGCCCAGAGTGCCATTGAATATCTCTTCATGCTCGCGGCGGCGCTGATACTCGTGGCCATCGCGCTGAAGGCGGTCATGGACAGCACAAAGTACCTGGAGAAGAACGTCTCTGACTACACCAGCGTCGTCAGGAAGAAGGTTCTTGAGAACCTGTGA
- a CDS encoding ASCH domain-containing protein, which yields MKVYRLRVREEYLDYIKSGEKKIEVRADYPQFRDIKPGDKIIFNDEVPAVVTGVKRYETFRQALREEPIAKIFPDDPEFERAVKRFHGLYPKWKENRYGVIAMRFKLLSPER from the coding sequence ATGAAGGTATACAGACTGAGGGTTCGTGAGGAGTACCTGGATTACATAAAGTCCGGCGAGAAAAAGATTGAGGTGAGGGCGGATTACCCTCAGTTCAGGGACATAAAGCCCGGGGACAAGATAATATTCAACGACGAGGTTCCGGCGGTCGTCACGGGGGTGAAGCGCTACGAGACGTTCAGGCAGGCCCTCCGCGAGGAGCCGATAGCAAAGATATTCCCTGACGATCCGGAGTTTGAGAGGGCTGTGAAGCGCTTCCACGGCCTTTATCCGAAGTGGAAGGAGAACCGTTACGGTGTGATCGCCATGAGGTTCAAGCTCCTGAGCCCCGAACGGTGA
- a CDS encoding DUF4910 domain-containing protein, whose amino-acid sequence MGLKNYTEKARINTDRVLHDIGEIAQFHRIQGSKELVEAVRYIEEELSAWGIESKRLDRTYDGKSFYLTLRSPIAWNLLHAELEIGGRRVTSAETPLIVMAHSPSGEGEGTVLPIIREEDWKRAEGKVVLVGKDWREAYKRANEEGAVAFIAYRRGTGEAFPYIGLFLGKKDLEWAGIPALTVSEVWANKVIEKSLSGLEVRARFAVQVETPPQERLPILQARIGDPPFVAFTAHICHPKPGANDNASGSAMLMELARVLSRLWDNSFRFGFSFLWVPEYYGTQAFFAGDIDPQDYYAGFNLDMIGGSQDRSGSTLMVVRTPLSRFSVVSGVLERALELANVSGSRSLTGEPLPGMKLRTFPYEMGSDHDVLNFFGIPSVMPITWPDRFYHSSADTVEKLSLKAIRIIGDAVLSSALFLAEVPSKELERFSRGYAMRYLGELSMERETEVAEKLVMMGLARDSEFLGTKLGHRFDAEPWLEWTLRGRMGEDIMELKAKEHLDEFKELTKDRRRVVHLHELIMLGELLPEGEAYTALKEEYGEVEREKLEKLMELAEKSGLVRWRG is encoded by the coding sequence TTGGGATTGAAAAATTACACAGAGAAGGCTCGAATCAATACTGACCGGGTACTGCACGATATCGGTGAGATAGCCCAGTTCCACAGGATACAGGGCTCAAAAGAGCTCGTTGAGGCCGTTAGATACATAGAGGAGGAGCTCTCGGCGTGGGGTATCGAATCAAAACGGCTCGACAGGACGTACGATGGAAAGAGCTTCTACCTGACACTCAGAAGCCCTATAGCATGGAACCTCCTTCACGCGGAGCTTGAGATTGGGGGTAGGAGGGTTACATCGGCCGAGACACCCCTAATCGTCATGGCCCACTCCCCGTCTGGAGAAGGGGAGGGAACCGTACTCCCAATAATCAGAGAGGAAGACTGGAAGAGGGCAGAAGGAAAGGTCGTCCTCGTTGGAAAGGACTGGAGGGAAGCATACAAAAGGGCCAACGAAGAGGGAGCGGTTGCTTTCATCGCCTATCGCAGGGGAACAGGGGAGGCTTTCCCATACATCGGACTCTTCCTGGGTAAAAAAGACCTTGAGTGGGCCGGAATCCCAGCCTTAACCGTGTCAGAGGTTTGGGCCAACAAGGTTATCGAGAAGTCGCTCTCCGGCTTGGAAGTTCGTGCCAGGTTCGCAGTCCAAGTCGAGACTCCTCCACAGGAGCGCCTTCCAATCCTCCAGGCAAGGATCGGGGACCCTCCCTTCGTAGCATTCACCGCCCACATCTGTCACCCCAAACCGGGGGCCAACGACAACGCCTCAGGAAGCGCCATGCTAATGGAACTTGCAAGGGTTCTCAGCAGGCTTTGGGACAACTCTTTCCGCTTTGGCTTCTCCTTCCTCTGGGTTCCTGAATACTACGGGACACAGGCCTTCTTTGCCGGAGACATTGACCCTCAGGATTATTACGCTGGGTTCAACCTAGATATGATTGGGGGAAGCCAGGACCGCTCCGGTTCGACCCTAATGGTGGTAAGGACACCACTTTCCAGGTTCTCGGTTGTTTCGGGTGTCCTTGAGCGGGCCCTTGAGCTGGCGAACGTCTCAGGAAGCAGGAGCCTGACGGGGGAACCGCTGCCCGGCATGAAGCTCAGGACGTTTCCCTACGAGATGGGAAGCGACCATGACGTTCTCAACTTCTTCGGTATTCCATCGGTAATGCCGATAACGTGGCCCGACAGGTTCTACCACTCAAGTGCAGATACCGTGGAGAAGCTCAGCCTTAAGGCAATCAGGATCATAGGGGACGCCGTCCTCTCTTCCGCCCTCTTCCTCGCGGAGGTACCCTCCAAAGAGCTAGAGCGCTTCTCCAGAGGCTACGCTATGAGGTACCTCGGGGAGCTCTCAATGGAGCGCGAAACAGAGGTTGCGGAAAAGTTAGTCATGATGGGACTAGCACGCGACTCGGAGTTCCTGGGAACCAAGCTTGGGCACAGATTTGATGCTGAACCCTGGCTTGAGTGGACCCTCAGGGGGAGGATGGGAGAGGACATAATGGAACTCAAGGCGAAGGAGCACCTCGATGAGTTCAAGGAGTTAACAAAGGACAGGAGGAGGGTCGTCCACCTCCACGAACTGATAATGCTTGGAGAACTCCTTCCGGAGGGAGAGGCCTACACGGCGCTGAAAGAGGAATATGGGGAAGTGGAGAGGGAAAAGCTCGAAAAACTCATGGAACTGGCGGAGAAAAGTGGTCTGGTGAGATGGAGAGGTTAA
- a CDS encoding DUF2067 family protein — MARAKRVITIHVRDEREKEEFMRELQRLNLPAFIYVHGKLDSIKINVQGTKDEIREAIGKIRAIHNRVRAKLSPDKGGLYHYSPDDLFRDAGTSVSIPIIVKTLELMGETVKLKEDGSEVVSSVPWEELVEIVKNLGEALSEISLQTTRQIREVVLPVSVAFGMEPEDVLNLLVDLGIAEWKEDKFKYELVKNKGHALEMLIRHLEGEEGDSDED, encoded by the coding sequence ATGGCCCGGGCGAAGCGGGTGATAACTATACACGTAAGGGACGAGCGCGAAAAGGAGGAGTTCATGAGAGAGCTCCAGAGGCTGAACCTACCAGCTTTCATATACGTCCACGGCAAACTGGATTCAATCAAAATAAACGTGCAGGGAACTAAGGACGAGATAAGGGAGGCCATCGGGAAGATAAGGGCGATCCACAACAGGGTGAGGGCAAAGCTCTCTCCGGACAAGGGCGGCCTCTACCACTACTCGCCAGACGACCTCTTCAGGGACGCCGGAACCAGTGTCTCAATCCCCATAATCGTCAAGACCCTCGAACTGATGGGGGAGACAGTGAAGCTGAAGGAAGACGGGAGCGAGGTAGTATCGTCCGTTCCGTGGGAAGAGCTTGTGGAAATCGTCAAGAACCTGGGGGAGGCCCTCTCGGAGATCTCCCTCCAGACCACGAGGCAGATAAGAGAGGTCGTCCTTCCCGTCTCCGTGGCCTTTGGAATGGAGCCTGAGGACGTTCTCAACCTTCTCGTGGACCTGGGTATAGCGGAGTGGAAGGAGGATAAGTTTAAATACGAACTCGTCAAGAACAAGGGGCATGCCCTGGAAATGCTGATACGTCATCTTGAGGGAGAGGAAGGTGATAGCGATGAAGATTGA